A window of Erpetoichthys calabaricus chromosome 12, fErpCal1.3, whole genome shotgun sequence contains these coding sequences:
- the dapk3 gene encoding death-associated protein kinase 3, whose protein sequence is MAGFRQENVEDYYEMGEELGSGQFAIVRKCREKSTGVEYAAKFIKKRRLSSSRRGVSREEIEREVNILREIQHPNIITLHDIFENKTDVILILELVSGGELFDFLAEKESLTEEEATQFLKQILDGVHYLHSKKIAHFDLKPENIMLLDKNVPNPRIKLIDFGIAHQILDNNEFKNIFGTPEFVAPEIVNYEPLGLEADMWSIGVITYILLSGASPFLGETKQETLTNISAVNYDFDEEYFSNTSELAKDFIRRLLVKDPKKRMTIEGSLQHPWIKVIKRRNVRQEDSGNKPERRRLKTTRLKEYTIKSHSSMPPNNTYVNFERFSKVMEEITAAEEGLCELERNKRSCQEDIAALLSIYEEKECWYKEENESIEGDLSQIRLELQRTEAQRRQNQEEIRSALHSANVLKRRFGRLENRFEALAEQVASEMKWVEELVRTIEQEKPPNVILR, encoded by the exons CGGCCAGTTTGCCATTGTGCGGAAGTGTCGGGAGAAAAGCACCGGGGTTGAATATGCGGCAAAGTTTATCAAAAAGAGGCGCCTCTCTTCAAGCCGGCGGGGTGTGAGCCGGGAAGAAATCGAGCGGGAGGTGAACATCTTGCGTGAGATTCAGCACCCCAACATCATCACTCTGCATGACATCTTTGAGAACAAGACTGACGTCATCCTCATACTGGAGCTGGTGTCTGGCGGAGAGCTGTTTGACTTCCTGGCTGAAAAGGAGTCCCTCACGGAGGAGGAGGCCACGCAGTTCCTCAAACAGATCCTCGATGGTGTCCACTATCTGCATTCTAAAAAGATTGCTCACTTTGATCTCAAG CCTGAAAACATCATGTTACTGGATAAAAACGTCCCCAATCCTAGAATCAAGCTGATCGACTTTGGAATTGCTCATCAGATCTTGGATAACAATGAATTCAAGAACATTTTTGGAACTCCAGAATTTGTTG CTCCTGAAATTGTGAATTATGAGCCACTGGGCTTGGAGGCAGACATGTG gAGCATTGGCGTCAttacttatattct cctcAGTGGTGCTTCACCCTTCCTTGGTGAGACCAAGCAGGAGACTCTGACGAACATCTCGGCTGTGAACTACGATTTTGACGAAGAGTACTTCAGCAACACGAGTGAGCTGGCCAAAGACTTCATCCGCAGGTTGTTGGTCAAAGACCCTAA AAAGCGAATGACAATTGAAGGCAGCCTGCAGCATCCCTGGATTAAG GTGATCAAGAGGCGGAATGTCCGGCAGGAGGACAGCGGCAACAAGCCCGAGCGGCGCAGGCTGAAGACCACCCGGCTGAAGGAGTACACCATCAAGTCGCATTCCAGCATGCCACCCAACAACACCTACGTCAACTTTGAGCGTTTCTCCAAAGTAATGGAGGAGATCACGGCGGCCGAAGAGGGACTGTGCGAGCTGGAACGCAACAAGCGCTCCTGCCAGGAGGACATTGCGGCCTTGCTGTCCATCTACGAGGAGAAGGAGTGCTGGTACAAAGAGGAGAATGAGAGCATCGAGGGCGACCTCAGCCAGATCCGCCTCGAGCTCCAGCGTACCGAGGCTCAGCGCCGGCAGAACCAGGAGGAGATCCGTTCAGCTCTGCATTCGGCGAATGTTCTGAAGCGGCGCTTTGGTCGCCTGGAGAACCGCTTTGAGGCCCTGGCGGAGCAGGTGGCCTCAGAGATGAAGTGGGTGGAAGAACTCGTGCGCACCATCGAGCAGGAGAAGCCGCCGAATGTCATCCTGCGCTGA